A part of Osmerus mordax isolate fOsmMor3 chromosome 10, fOsmMor3.pri, whole genome shotgun sequence genomic DNA contains:
- the ace gene encoding angiotensin-converting enzyme, with protein sequence MLWAAVLLLPVLGLSEALPPEWMPGNYTSTEVDAQRFVSDYNSTAEQVFFLSTSASWTYNTNLTDHNSELQVAASLEEQAFTEAWGKKAKEVFPDTTLTGFAPELQKLIKKINELGAANLPTTEREEYNTILSTMDKIYSTAKVCPTPGEPCWNLEPEISQIMATSRSYKRLLYAWEGWHNASGVPLRQHYPRFVELSNKASLADGHADTGAYWRSWYESATFENDLEEIYKTIQPLYNNLHAFVRRKLYNHYGPKYINLKGPIPAHLLGNMWSQTWNNIYDMMIPFPGKPNVDVTKEMLEQGYNSTHMFRVAEEFFTSLGLIKMPDKFWEKSMLEKPEGREVVCHASAWDFYNREDFRIKQCTTVTMEQLFTVHHEMGHVEYYLQYKDLPVSFRRGANPGFHEAIGDVLSLSVSTPKHLHTIGLLPTLENDEESDINYLLKMALEKMAFLPFGYLIDQWRWGVFSGRTPPERYNAEWWNLRTKYQGICPPTRRTEEHFDAGAKYHIPGNTPYIRYFVSFILQFQFHEKLCQAAGHKGTLHTCDIYGSMKAGDILAKVLQSGSSKPWEEVLQDALGTGKMNASSLMNYFEPITIWLEKQNQNETLGWPDFNWVPPMPEGYPEDIDKIADEVQAKAFLAEYNSSAEVVWNDYTEASWTYNTDITEANKQNMLQKNLDMSNHTLTYGMKARNYDTTDFQDASVKRILNKLSDIERAGLPDDELVEYNNLLANMETKYSVAKVCRENGTCHPLDPDLQKIMAESRDYKELLFAWQGWRDASGRVLRQDYQRYVELANKAATLNGHPDNGAFWRSLYETPTFEQDLERLWKELEPLYLNVHAYVRRSLYKKYGANHINLKGPIPAHLLGNMWAQTWSGIMDLAIPYPDATQVDATPAMVEQGWNATRMFQESDNFFQSLGLIPMPPEFWSKSMLEKPEGREVVCHASAWDFYNRKDFRIKQCTVVTMDDLITVHHEMGHVQYFLQYKDQPISFRDGANPGFHEAIGDVLALSVATPKHLQSIGLLDKVESNYESDINFLMSIALDKIAFLPFGYLMDQWRWKVFDGRIPKTEYNKEWWNLRMKYQGLCPPVARTEMDFDPGAKFHIPANVPYVRYFVSFIIQFQFHQALCKAANHVGPLHTCDIYQSKEAGKLLGDVMKLGFSKPWPDAMAMITGQPHMSALPLVEYFKPLTDWLEKENNNNGEVRGWPEYDWKPPTDTATAPPTAPPTPSPSSTPGPGEGKVDFLGMSLDSAAAAAGQWVLLVLGLVLLVATIFIGYKYRKSRGRGRSSSKMELQEK encoded by the exons ATGCTGTGGGCAGCAGTGCTACTGCTGCCAGTCCTGGGACTCTCTGAAGCCCTGCCACCAGAGTGGATGCCAGGAAACTACACGTCAACAGAGGTGGATGCCCAACGGTTTGTCAGCGACTACAACAGCACAGCAGAGCAAGTCTTCTTCCTCAGCACCAGTGCGAGCTGGACCTACAACACTAACTTGACGGACCACAATTCCGAGCTGCAG GTGGCTGCATCTCTGGAGGAGCAGGCCTTCACAGAAGCCTGGGGCAAGAAGGCCAAAGAAGTCTTCCCTGACACAACCCTCACTGGCTTCGCTCCCGAGCTGCAGAAGCTCATTAAGAAAATCAACGAGCTGGGAGCTGCCAATCTCCCCaccactgagagagaggag TACAACACCAttctcagcaccatggacaaaaTATATTCTACAGCCAAAGTGTGCCCCACACCTGGAGAACCTTGCTGGAATCTGGAGCCAG AGATATCCCAAATCATGGCCACCTCTAGGAGCTACAAGCGGCTGCTGTACGCTTGGGAGGGCTGGCACAATGCCTCGGGGGTGCCCCTCAGGCAGCACTACCCCAGGTTTGTGGAGCTCAGCAACAAGGCTTCCCTCGCTGACG GCCATGCTGACACTGGGGCGTACTGGCGCTCGTGGTACGAGTCGGCCACCTTCGAGAACGACCTGGAGGAGATCTACAAAACCATCCAGCCACTTTACAACAACCTGCACGCCTTCGTACGCAGGAAGCTGTACAATCACTACGGCCCCAAGTACATCAACCTCAAAGGACCAATCCCAGCTCACTTGTTAG GTAACATGTGGTCTCAAACCTGGAACAACATCTACGACATGATGATCCCCTTCCCTGGAAAACCCAATGTGGACGTGACGAAGGAGATGTTGGAACAA GGCTATAATTCCACTCACATGTTTCGTGTGGCTGAGGAGTTCTTCACATCTTTGGGCCTGATCAAGATGCCTGACAAGTTCTGGGAAAAGTCCATGTTGGAGAAGCCTGAAGGTCGAGAGGTCGTGTGCCACGCATCCGCCTGGGACTTCTACAACCGAGAGGACTTCAG GATCAAACAGTGCACCACGGTGACCATGGAACAGCTCTTCACCGTGCACCACGAGATGGGTCATGTGGAGTACTACCTGCAGTACAAGGACCTGCCAGTCAGCTTCCGCCGCGGGGCTAACCCGGGCTTCCACGAGGCCATAGGGGACGTGCTGTCCCTCTCCGTATCCACCCCCAAGCACCTCCACACCATCGGCCTGCTGCCAACGCTGGAGAACGATGAAG agagtgACATCAACTACCTGCTGAAGATGGCGTTGGAAAAGATGGCCTTCCTCCCCTTCGGCTATCTGATCGAccagtggaggtggggggtgttcAGTGGCCGGACCCCTCCAGAGCGCTACAACGCTGAGTGGTGGAACCTCAG aacaaaATACCAGGGGATCTGCCCTCCGACTAGACGCACAGAGGAACACTTTGACGCTGGGGCGAAATACCACATTCCTGGAAACACGCCATACATCAG GTATTTTGTGAGTTTCATCCTGCAGTTCCAGTTCCACGAGAAGCTGTGTCAGGCCGCAGGGCACAAGGGGACCCTGCATACATGTGACATCTACGGGTCCATGAAGGCAGGAGACATCTTAGC GAAGGTGCTTCAGTCTGGGTCTTCCAAACCCTGGGAAGAAGTTCTACAAGATGCTCTCGGAACAGGGAAGATGAATGCCAGTTCTCTCATGAATTACTTCGAGCCAATCACCATCTGGCTGGAGAAGCAGAACCAGAACGAGACCCTGGGTTGGCCCGACTTCAACTGGGTCCCGCCCATGCCAGAGGGCTACCCTGAGGATATTG ATAAAATAGCTGACGAGGTGCAGGCCAAGGCCTTCCTGGCAGAGTACAACAGCTCAGCAGAGGTAGTGTGGAACGACTATACTGAGGCCTCGTGGACCTACAACACTGACATCACTGAGGCAAACAAGCAGAACATG CTTCAGAAAAACTTGGACATGTCCAACCACACACTGACCTACGGGATGAAGGCCCGCAATTACGACACCACAGACTTCCAGGACGCCTCCGTCAAGCGAATCCTGAACAAGCTGAGTGACATTGAGAGGGCAGGACTTCCTGATGATGAACTGGTAGAG TACAACAATCTGCTGGCCAACATGGAGACTAAGTACAGCGTGGCTAAAGTGTGTCGAGAAAACGGGACCTGCCATCCTCTCGACCCAG ACCTCCAGAAGATCATGGCAGAGTCCAGGGACTACAAAGAGCTGCTGTTTGcctggcagggctggagggatgcCTCGGGCCGAGTCCTGCGCCAGGACTACCAGAGATACGTGGAGCTGGCCAACAAAGCCGCCACACTCAACG GTCACCCTGACAACGGAGCTTTCTGGCGCTCCCTGTATGAGACGCCCACGTTCGAGCAGGACCTGGAGCGCCTGTGGAAGGAGCTGGAACCCCTCTACCTCAACGTGCACGCCTACGTGCGCAGATCCCTCTACAAGAAGTACGGAGCCAATCACATCAACCTAAAGGGCCCCATCCCTGCTCACCTGCTAG GGAACATGTGGGCTCAGACTTGGTCTGGAATCATGGACTTGGCCATCCCTTACCCCGACGCTACACAGGTGGACGCCACACCAGCCATGGTggaacag GGCTGGAATGCAACCAGGATGTTCCAGGAGTCCGACAACTTCTTCCAGTCCCTGGGCCTGATACCGATGCCTCCAGAGTTCTGGAGCAAATCCATGTTGGAGAAGCCTGAAGGTCGAGAGGTCGTGTGCCACGCCTCCGCCTGGGACTTCTACAACCGCAAAGACTTCAG GATCAAACAGTGCACCgtggtgaccatggatgacctCATCACCGTGCACCATGAGATGGGCCACGTGCAGTACTTCCTGCAGTACAAGGACCAGCCAATCTCGTTCCGCGACGGGGCCAACCCGGGTTTCCACGAGGCCATCGGCGATGTGCTGGCCCTGTCGGTGGCCACGCCCAAACACCTGCAGAGCATCGGCCTGTTGGACAAGGTGGAGAGCAACTATG AGAGTGACATCAACTTCCTGATGAGCATCGCCTTGGACAAGATCGCCTTCCTGCCCTTCGGCTACCTGATGGACCAGTGGAGATGGAAGGTGTTTGATGGTCGCATCCCAAAGACCGAGTACAACAAGGAATGGTGGAACCTCAG AATGAAGTACCAGGGCCTGTGTCCGCCTGTGGCCCGTACAGAGATGGACTTTGACCCGGGTGCAAAGTTCCACATCCCAGCTAACGTGCCCTATGTCAG ATACTTTGTGAGCTTCATCATCCAGTTCCAGTTCCACCAGGCCCTGTGCAAAGCAGCCAATCACGTGGGGCCCCTCCACACATGTGACATCTACCAGTCTAAAGAGGCCGGGAAGCTGCTGGG TGATGTGATGAAGCTGGGCTTCAGTAAACCCTGGCCGGACGCCATGGCCATGATCACAGGGCAGCCCCACATGTCCGCCCTGCCGTTGGTGGAGTACTTCAAACCTCTCACAGActggctggagaaggagaacaaCAACAACGGCGAGGTCCGGGGCTGGCCCGAGTACGACTGGAAACCACCCA CTGATACGGCCACCGCTCCCCCAACTGCACcccccactcccagccccagctccacccccggCCCAGGTGAAGGGAAGGTGGACTTCCTGGGGATGAGCCTGGACAGTGCTGCAGCAGCGGCGGGACAGTGGGTCCTGCTGGTCCTGGGCCTGGTTCTCCTGGTGGCCACCATCTTCATTGGCTACAAATACAGGAAGTCAAGAGGACGTGGGAGGTCTTCCTCTAAGATGGAGCTTCAAGAGAAGTAA
- the abi3b gene encoding abl interactor 1: protein MTDKNNYTELITQIFQEAPSARKGLLENYNNLLKVADYYENKYLQVEDRRACIEETMSLTTQALASVTYQINGLATTLLRLLDQQANQLKDMESSINLLTLAVAFHHENVSRREIGVLTKAKKKPSPTPSRKADPGAVTEYSRVPICYSILDNIGHCFEVSGLRPQKTGSMDSIQSIGVHQGRAAEPVACPVVPIGSNLGIAVPPPSVPTLPSIPTLTQDSPPASASPPNNLPPPSPPPTSIFDELPPPPPDPFFTSSTITPSPPPPPPTFTSSPNPPPPPPSPLKTSVTPPPPPPPPSLSNSLVPPPPPPPPAPMGGSHAPPPPPPPPPPPPSQF, encoded by the exons ATGACAGACAAAAATAATTATACAGAGCTCATAACGCAAATATTTCAAGAAGCACCCTCTGCCAGGAAGGGGCTCCTTGAAAACTATAACAATCTTCTTAAAGTTGCCGATTACTACGAAAACAAATATCTGCAG GTGGAGGACAGAAGGGCGTGTATTGAGGAGACCATGTCGTTAACAACCCAAGCCCTGGCCAGTGTTACCTACCAGATTAACGGTCTGGCTACCACCCTTCTCAGACTGCTAGACCAACAGGCCAACCAGCTGAAAGACATGGAGTCCTCCATCAATCTCCTCACTCTG GCAGTAGCTTTCCACCATGAAAATGTGTCTCGGAGGGAGATTGGTGTTTTAACAAAAGCAAAGAAGAAACCCTCCCCGACCCCTTCTCGCAAGGCAGACCCGGGGGCTGTGACTGAATACTCCAGAGTGCCCATTTGCTACTCCATCCTTGACAACATCGGACACTGCTTTGAG GTCTCTGGGCTGCGTCCACAGAAGACAGGGTCTATGGACAGCATACAGAGTATAGGAGTCCACCAAGG TCGTGCAGCGGAGCCTGTAGCATGTCCAGTTGTTCCCATTGG ATCCAACCTTGGAATTGCTGTGCCCCCACCTTCAGTGCCCACTTTACCCTCCATCCCCACACTCACCCAGGACTCTCCACCGGCCTCTGCTTCTCCGCCTAACAAcctgcctcctccttcacctccacctacctccatttttgatgagcttcctcctccccctcctgatcCTTTCTTCACCTCATCCACCAtcactccttcccctcctcctcctccgcctactttcacttcctcccctaacccccctccaccacccccgtcTCCCCTCAAAACCAGTGTCACTCCTccgccacctccaccacctccaagcTTGTCCAATAGCctcgtccctcctcctcctcctcctccaccagcaccaATGGGAGGAAGCCacgctcctccaccaccaccaccaccaccacctcctcctccatcacaatTCTAA